One region of Primulina tabacum isolate GXHZ01 chromosome 1, ASM2559414v2, whole genome shotgun sequence genomic DNA includes:
- the LOC142547568 gene encoding putative serine/threonine-protein kinase PBL3 isoform X1, producing the protein MGICFGSAAQIDDSDAGHGFGSRIAVAHGHAKQGPKDTISGKLNYDSAVSVNNQPISSNLKSFTLDDLRNATRNFSSDSLIGEGGFGHVFKGWIHEYTLAPSKPGIGMVVAVKKLKAQSFQGHKEWLTELNFLGKLHHENLVKLIGYCSESKNRLLVYEFMPKGSLENHLFKRGVQPMAWAVRMQIAVDIALGLTFLHSLDTNVIYRDLKPSNILIDSEFHAKLSDFGLARKGPTGDGSHVSTRVVGTLGYAAPEYLAIGHLSPRSDVYSFGVVLLELLSGKRAQGDVTIGGALVDWAKPFIGDSRQFSRVMDTRLRGEYYKKSAQAASSLALRCLNNDPQDRPSMAEVLFELQQVKAIQRSPLGTMDHRIKES; encoded by the exons ATGGGGATTTGCTTCGGAAGCGCTGCGCAGATCGATGATTCAGATGCTGGGCACGGTTTTG GATCAAGGATAGCCGTAGCTCATGGCCATGCAAAACAGGGTCCAAAGGATACAATTTCGGGCAAGCTCAACTATGATTCTGCGGTATCAGTAAATAATCAACCCATATCCAGCAACCTGAAATCATTTACCCTCGATGATTTAAGAAATGCAACGAGAAACTTCTCCTCCGACTCTCTCATTGGAGAGGGAGGTTTTGGCCATGTGTTCAAAGGATGGATCCATGAGTACACTCTGGCTCCGAGCAAACCAGGAATCGGGATGGTTGTGGCTGTCAAAAAACTCAAGGCACAAAGTTTTCAAGGGCACAAGGAATGGCTT ACTGAGCTTAACTTTTTAGGGAAGCTTCACCATGAAAATCTGGTGAAGCTGATCGGGTACTGCTCGGAATCCAAGAACAGGCTTTTAGTTTATGAATTCATGCCGAAAGGAAGCTTGGAGAACCATTTGTTTAAAA GAGGGGTACAGCCAATGGCTTGGGCTGTGCGAATGCAGATTGCAGTTGACATTGCATTAGGATTGACCTTCTTGCATAGTTTAGACACCAATGTAATATACCGGGACTTGAAGCCCTCTAACATACTAATTGATTCG GAATTTCATGCAAAGCTTTCAGATTTTGGCCTTGCACGAAAGGGTCCCACTGGCGATGGAAGTCATGTTTCAACCAGAGTTGTCGGTACATTAGGCTATGCTGCACCAGAATATTTGGCTATAG GCCATTTGTCTCCCAGGAGTGATGTTTACAGTTTTGGGGTTGTTTTGCTAGAGCTGCTATCAGGTAAACGAGCACAGGGCGATGTAACCATTGGAGGTGCCTTGGTAGATTGGGCTAAGCCATTTATAGGTGATTCGAGGCAATTTTCAAGAGTCATGGATACAAGGTTAAGAGGTGAGTATTACAAAAAGAGTGCACAGGCTGCATCTTCCCTTGCATTACGGTGCCTAAATAATGACCCTCAGGATAGGCCTTCCATGGCTGAGGTTCTATTCGAGCTCCAACAAGTTAAAGCTATACAAAGATCACCATTAGGCACGATGGATCATCGAATTAAGGagagttga
- the LOC142547568 gene encoding putative serine/threonine-protein kinase PBL3 isoform X2 — MIQMLGTVLGPKDTISGKLNYDSAVSVNNQPISSNLKSFTLDDLRNATRNFSSDSLIGEGGFGHVFKGWIHEYTLAPSKPGIGMVVAVKKLKAQSFQGHKEWLTELNFLGKLHHENLVKLIGYCSESKNRLLVYEFMPKGSLENHLFKRGVQPMAWAVRMQIAVDIALGLTFLHSLDTNVIYRDLKPSNILIDSEFHAKLSDFGLARKGPTGDGSHVSTRVVGTLGYAAPEYLAIGHLSPRSDVYSFGVVLLELLSGKRAQGDVTIGGALVDWAKPFIGDSRQFSRVMDTRLRGEYYKKSAQAASSLALRCLNNDPQDRPSMAEVLFELQQVKAIQRSPLGTMDHRIKES, encoded by the exons ATGATTCAGATGCTGGGCACGGTTTTG GGTCCAAAGGATACAATTTCGGGCAAGCTCAACTATGATTCTGCGGTATCAGTAAATAATCAACCCATATCCAGCAACCTGAAATCATTTACCCTCGATGATTTAAGAAATGCAACGAGAAACTTCTCCTCCGACTCTCTCATTGGAGAGGGAGGTTTTGGCCATGTGTTCAAAGGATGGATCCATGAGTACACTCTGGCTCCGAGCAAACCAGGAATCGGGATGGTTGTGGCTGTCAAAAAACTCAAGGCACAAAGTTTTCAAGGGCACAAGGAATGGCTT ACTGAGCTTAACTTTTTAGGGAAGCTTCACCATGAAAATCTGGTGAAGCTGATCGGGTACTGCTCGGAATCCAAGAACAGGCTTTTAGTTTATGAATTCATGCCGAAAGGAAGCTTGGAGAACCATTTGTTTAAAA GAGGGGTACAGCCAATGGCTTGGGCTGTGCGAATGCAGATTGCAGTTGACATTGCATTAGGATTGACCTTCTTGCATAGTTTAGACACCAATGTAATATACCGGGACTTGAAGCCCTCTAACATACTAATTGATTCG GAATTTCATGCAAAGCTTTCAGATTTTGGCCTTGCACGAAAGGGTCCCACTGGCGATGGAAGTCATGTTTCAACCAGAGTTGTCGGTACATTAGGCTATGCTGCACCAGAATATTTGGCTATAG GCCATTTGTCTCCCAGGAGTGATGTTTACAGTTTTGGGGTTGTTTTGCTAGAGCTGCTATCAGGTAAACGAGCACAGGGCGATGTAACCATTGGAGGTGCCTTGGTAGATTGGGCTAAGCCATTTATAGGTGATTCGAGGCAATTTTCAAGAGTCATGGATACAAGGTTAAGAGGTGAGTATTACAAAAAGAGTGCACAGGCTGCATCTTCCCTTGCATTACGGTGCCTAAATAATGACCCTCAGGATAGGCCTTCCATGGCTGAGGTTCTATTCGAGCTCCAACAAGTTAAAGCTATACAAAGATCACCATTAGGCACGATGGATCATCGAATTAAGGagagttga
- the LOC142547549 gene encoding CBL-interacting serine/threonine-protein kinase 3-like isoform X1, with translation MYGKLKLGTAFANSIENQSRMKQSNVGRRIGKYEIGKTIGQGSFAKVKLAKNCETGQSVALKIINKDLVLKHKMTEQIKREIATMKLIKHPNVIRLYEVMASKTKIFIIMEFVTGGELFDKIATHGKMQEDEARRYFQQLIDAVDYCHSRGVFHRDLKPENLLLDTAGNLKVSDFGLSALSQQIRDDGLLHTTCGTPNYVAPEVLNDRGYDGATADLWSCGVILFVLLAGYLPFNDSNLSKLYSKISSANFTCPPRFSSGAIKLITRILEPNPEKRITISEILEDKWFKKDYKASVFDETENMNLDVDEVFSKNSEEYLEKEKNEEQPAAMNAFELISMSKGLNLKNLFDIEQKFMRETRFTSKRPANEIIKKIEQAVKPLGFDVHKKNYKMRLQNIKSGRKGNLNVATEVFQVAPSFHMVEVKKAKGDTLEFHKFYKNLSTSLEDVVWKTDEDIQETG, from the exons ATGTATGG AAAACTGAAACTAGGTACTGCTTTTGCAAATTCAATTGAAAATCAATCAAGAATGAAGCAATCCAACGTTGGGCGCAGAATTGGTAAGTATGAGATTGGAAAGACAATCGGCCAGGGTTCTTTTGCAAAAGTGAAACTCGCTAAGAACTGCGAGACTGGACAATCCGTGGCTCTAAAGATTATTAATAAGGATTTGGTCCTCAAACACAAAATGACTGAACAG ATTAAACGGGAGATAGCGACGATGAAGTTGATAAAACATCCCAACGTTATTCGTTTATATGAG GTTATGGCGAGCAAGACCAAGATATTCATTATCATGGAATTTGTCACAGGAGGGGAGCTCTTTGATAAAATT GCAACTCATGGCAAGATGCAAGAAGATGAAGCTAGAAGATATTTTCAGCAGCTCATTGATGCTGTTGATTATTGCCATAGTAGAGGAGTCTTTCACCGAGACCTCAAG CCGGAGAACTTACTACTGGATACTGCAGGAAACCTCAAAGTTTCCGATTTTGGACTAAGTGCTCTATCCCAGCAAATCAGG GATGATGGTTTGTTGCACACTACATGCGGAACTCCAAATTATGTTGCTCCCGag GTTCTCAATGATAGAGGCTATGATGGAGCAACTGCAGACTTGTGGTCTTGTGGAGTCATACTTTTTGTATTGCTTGCAGGTTACTTGCCTTTCAACGATAGTAATCTATCGAAACTATATTCAAAA ATATCTTCTGCAAACTTCACTTGCCCTCCCAGGTTTTCCAGTGGTGCCATCAAATTAATCACACGGATTCTCGAACCAAATCCTGAGAAA CGAATTACTATCTCCGAAATTCTGGAAGATAAGTGGTTTAAGAAAGATTACAAAGCATCAGTTTTTGATGAGACAGAAAATATGAATTTGGATGTTGATGAAGTTTTTTCGAAGAATTCTGAA GAATATCtagaaaaagagaaaaatgaggagcaacCAGCTGCTATGAATGCCTTTGAGTTAATTTCCATGTCAAAAGGTCTCAATCTTAAGAATCTATTTGATATAGAGCAG AAATTCATGAGGGAAACGAGGTTCACTTCTAAACGTCCAGCCAATGAGATAATCAAGAAAATCGAACAAGCTGTTAAACCTCTTGGCTTTGATGTTCACAAGAAGAATTATAAG ATGAgacttcaaaatataaaatctgGAAGAAAAGGCAACCTTAATGTCGCCACTGAG GTATTTCAAGTTGCCCCTTCTTTCCACATGGTTGAGGTAAAAAAGGCAAAAGGAGATACTTTGGAGTTCCACAAG TTCTATAAAAATCTGTCGACCAGTCTTGAGGATGTAGTTTGGAAAACCGACGAGGACATTCAAGAAACAGGTTAG
- the LOC142547549 gene encoding CBL-interacting serine/threonine-protein kinase 3-like isoform X2, whose product MKQSNVGRRIGKYEIGKTIGQGSFAKVKLAKNCETGQSVALKIINKDLVLKHKMTEQIKREIATMKLIKHPNVIRLYEVMASKTKIFIIMEFVTGGELFDKIATHGKMQEDEARRYFQQLIDAVDYCHSRGVFHRDLKPENLLLDTAGNLKVSDFGLSALSQQIRDDGLLHTTCGTPNYVAPEVLNDRGYDGATADLWSCGVILFVLLAGYLPFNDSNLSKLYSKISSANFTCPPRFSSGAIKLITRILEPNPEKRITISEILEDKWFKKDYKASVFDETENMNLDVDEVFSKNSEEYLEKEKNEEQPAAMNAFELISMSKGLNLKNLFDIEQKFMRETRFTSKRPANEIIKKIEQAVKPLGFDVHKKNYKMRLQNIKSGRKGNLNVATEVFQVAPSFHMVEVKKAKGDTLEFHKFYKNLSTSLEDVVWKTDEDIQETG is encoded by the exons ATGAAGCAATCCAACGTTGGGCGCAGAATTGGTAAGTATGAGATTGGAAAGACAATCGGCCAGGGTTCTTTTGCAAAAGTGAAACTCGCTAAGAACTGCGAGACTGGACAATCCGTGGCTCTAAAGATTATTAATAAGGATTTGGTCCTCAAACACAAAATGACTGAACAG ATTAAACGGGAGATAGCGACGATGAAGTTGATAAAACATCCCAACGTTATTCGTTTATATGAG GTTATGGCGAGCAAGACCAAGATATTCATTATCATGGAATTTGTCACAGGAGGGGAGCTCTTTGATAAAATT GCAACTCATGGCAAGATGCAAGAAGATGAAGCTAGAAGATATTTTCAGCAGCTCATTGATGCTGTTGATTATTGCCATAGTAGAGGAGTCTTTCACCGAGACCTCAAG CCGGAGAACTTACTACTGGATACTGCAGGAAACCTCAAAGTTTCCGATTTTGGACTAAGTGCTCTATCCCAGCAAATCAGG GATGATGGTTTGTTGCACACTACATGCGGAACTCCAAATTATGTTGCTCCCGag GTTCTCAATGATAGAGGCTATGATGGAGCAACTGCAGACTTGTGGTCTTGTGGAGTCATACTTTTTGTATTGCTTGCAGGTTACTTGCCTTTCAACGATAGTAATCTATCGAAACTATATTCAAAA ATATCTTCTGCAAACTTCACTTGCCCTCCCAGGTTTTCCAGTGGTGCCATCAAATTAATCACACGGATTCTCGAACCAAATCCTGAGAAA CGAATTACTATCTCCGAAATTCTGGAAGATAAGTGGTTTAAGAAAGATTACAAAGCATCAGTTTTTGATGAGACAGAAAATATGAATTTGGATGTTGATGAAGTTTTTTCGAAGAATTCTGAA GAATATCtagaaaaagagaaaaatgaggagcaacCAGCTGCTATGAATGCCTTTGAGTTAATTTCCATGTCAAAAGGTCTCAATCTTAAGAATCTATTTGATATAGAGCAG AAATTCATGAGGGAAACGAGGTTCACTTCTAAACGTCCAGCCAATGAGATAATCAAGAAAATCGAACAAGCTGTTAAACCTCTTGGCTTTGATGTTCACAAGAAGAATTATAAG ATGAgacttcaaaatataaaatctgGAAGAAAAGGCAACCTTAATGTCGCCACTGAG GTATTTCAAGTTGCCCCTTCTTTCCACATGGTTGAGGTAAAAAAGGCAAAAGGAGATACTTTGGAGTTCCACAAG TTCTATAAAAATCTGTCGACCAGTCTTGAGGATGTAGTTTGGAAAACCGACGAGGACATTCAAGAAACAGGTTAG